The Aptenodytes patagonicus chromosome 10, bAptPat1.pri.cur, whole genome shotgun sequence genome includes a region encoding these proteins:
- the CYP11A1 gene encoding cholesterol side-chain cleavage enzyme, mitochondrial: MLARAAPKPGALRGCPPARAGGCRRTRGAATPSHAPPIPPAPRPFNQLPGDWRAGWLNLYRFWQEGGLHNVHHIMARKFQQFGPIYREKLGVYESVNIISPRDAATLFQAEGTLPERFSVPPWVAYRDYRNKPYGVLLKTGEAWRSDRLMLNKEVLSPQVVEGFVPLLSEVGEDFVRRARAQVGKSGRESWTADFTHELFRFALESVCHVLYGERLGLLQDFVDPEAQRFIDAVTLMFHTTSPMLYLPPALLRHLNAKTWRDHVQAWDAIFTQADKCIQNVYRDLRLQRKSTKEYMGILCSLIMQDKLPLDDIKASITEMMAGGVDTTSMTLQWAMFELARSPGIQEQLRAEVLAAKREAAGDRVKMLKTIRLLKAAVKETLRLHPVAVTLQRYTMQEVILQDYRIPPKTLVQVGLYAMGRDAKVFPKPEQFSPQRWLAAGPKHFKGLGFGFGPRQCLGRRIAELEMQLFLMHILENFKIETMRAVEVGTKFDLILIPDKPIYLTLRPLESRA, translated from the exons ATGCTCGCCCGGGCTGCGCCCAAGCCAGGCGCCTTGCGGGGATGTCCCCCTGCCCGAGCTGGGGGATGCCGCCGGACTCGGGGGGCTGCCACCCCATCGCATGcaccccccatcccaccagctcCTCGACCCTTTAACCAGCTGCCCGGTGACTGGCGAGCCGGCTGGCTCAACCTCTACCGCTTCTGGCAGGAGGGCGGCTTGCACAACGTCCATCACATCATGGCTCGCAAGTTCCAGCAGTTCGGGCCCATTTACAG GGAGAAGCTGGGTGTCTACGAGAGCGTGAACATCATCAGCCCCCGGGACGCCGCCACCCTCTTCCAGGCGGAGGGGACACTGCCGGAGCGCTTCAGTGTGCCCCCCTGGGTGGCTTACCGCGACTACCGCAACAAGCCCTATGGCGTGCTCCTCAA GACGGGGGAGGCCTGGCGCTCGGACCGCCTGATGCTGAACAAGGAGGTGCTGTCGCCGCAGGTGGTGGAGGGTTTCGTGCCTTTGCTGAGTGAGGTGGGCGAGGACTTTGTCCGGCGGGCACGAGCCCAGGTGGGGAAGAGCGGCCGGGAGAGCTGGACGGCCGACTTCACCCACGAGCTCTTCCGCTTCGCCCTGGAGT CTGTGTGCCACGTGCTGTACGGGGAgcggctggggctgctgcaggacTTCGTGGATCCCGAGGCGCAGCGCTTCATCGACGCCGTGACCCTGATGTTCCACACCACCTCGCCCATGCTCTACCTGCCGCCCGCCCTCCTCCGCCACCTCAACGCCAAGACGTGGCGGGACCATGTCCAGGCCTGGGATGCCATCTTCACCCAGG CGGACAAATGCATACAAAACGTCTACCGGGACCTGCGGCTGCAACGCAAGAGCACCAAGGAGTACATGGGCATCCTCTGCAGCCTCATCATGCAGGACAAGCTGCCCTTGGATGACATCAAGGCCAGCATCACCGAGATGATGGCGGGCGGGGTGGACACG ACCTCCATGACGCTGCAGTGGGCCATGTTCGAGCTGGCACGGTCCCCGGGGATCCAGGAGCAGCTGCGGGCAGAGGTCCTGGCTGCcaagcgggaggcggcgggggacaGGGTGAAGATGCTGAAAACCATCCGGTTGCTCAAAGCCGCCGTCAAGGAGACGCTCAG GCTGCACCCCGTGGCGGTGACCCTGCAGAGGTACACCATGCAAGAGGTCATCCTCCAGGACTACCGCATCCCTCCCAAG ACGTTGGTGCAGGTCGGTCTCTACGCCATGGGCCGGGATGCCAAGGTCTTCCCCAAGCCGGAGCAGTTCAGCCCCCAGCGCTGGCTGGCAGCCGGTCCCAAGCACTTCAAGGggctgggttttggttttggacCCCGCCAGTGCCTGGGGCGCCGGATCGCCGAGCTGGAGATGCAGCTCTTCCTCATGCAC atCCTGGAGAACTTCAAGATCGAAACCATGAGAGCGGTGGAAGTCGGGACCAAGTTCGATCTCATCCTGATCCCGGATAAACCCATCTACCTGACCTTACGGCCACTCGAGTCCCGGGCGTGA